AATTCCGCTGACCAGCATCAAGGCTTATATTGAATTACTTAAGGAAATATTAGGTGAAGAGAAGTACGAGCCGGTTCCTTCTTACCTCGACAAGGCGTACAGGAGTACCGAAAAGCTAAATACACTGATCACAGAGCTTCTGGATGTATCCAGAATACAATCAGGAAAGGTACTGTTGAACAAAAGTGAATTTGATCTTGACGAGATGATACAGGAAGTGATAGAAATTTTTCAGCACGATTGCCTTACTCATCAGATTGTATTTCAAGGAGGGGTGAGTAATAAGATAGTGGCTGATAAAGGTCGTATTGAGCAAATAGTAAATAATCTGTTGTCCAATGCCATAAAATATTCGCCAAAGGCTGATAAAGTGGTTTTGCGCACCAACAGAGGGGCGGAACATATTCAGGTGGACGTAACGGATTTTGGATGCGGGATAGCGGTGGAAGAACAAGGAAAACTGTTTGACCAGTTTTACCGCTCTTCAGGCACAGCTAAAAGTGCCAGCGGGCTAGGCATAGGGTTGTATATATCGCAGGAGATAGCTAAGCAGCATGGTGGAATAATAAAAATCAGCAGCGAACCGGGAAACGGATCTACATTTTCACTTATACTTCCCCTTCAGGATATGAGTTAATATATTCAGTAAAGCCTTCGACATTGCTGAGAGAGGAACTGGCAGGATCAGGCCTGCGCTCATTTATTACACTGAAACTACCGTCGGTTTCAAGCACTACTGCCGAAATTTCTGCAACGGAACCGTAGCCGTTTGACCTAATAGCCGCTTTTATCTCGGATTTTGTTACCCGCTTATTTTTCATTCTGTCCTCCATAAAACGCCCATGCATAAAAATAATTGTAACCACTTTCCTGAACCATAAGGAACCGAATACCTGTTACCGATCACCAATCTCCAAAATTTCCTGCTCGGACAAACCGGTATATTTGGCAATAATTTTTATCGATTGTTTATCCTTTAACATCTTGGAGGCCATCTCAATAGCCTTCTTCTTCTCAATCCCAGCAATCTCCTTCTTCAACTCATCAATCTGCTTAAAAGAAAGGTCATAGGTTGTTTCTTTCTCGATCTTCTCCAGCATACCGGAGTCTACAAAGCTGTAATATTTCTCTTCTGTAATGATGAGGTGATCAATCACCGGCACATTGACGAACTTGCCGATGGCCAGCATCTTATCCGTAACTTCTATATCACTTTGGGTAGGCTTTAGCTCACCACTCGGGTGATTGTGCACCATTATGATCTGAACGGCCCGTTTCTGCAAAGCAAAACTAAACACCTCCATGGGCTCCACCAGCGTCTGGTTAACCGTACCCAGACTGATCAGCTCGATCAGCAATATCTGGTTGTTGCTCGCCAGGCAAACCACCCAGAAGTGCTCCTTATTCCGGTCAATTTTGTTTTCACGCAGCAGCACCTGCTGCATCACCTTATACAGATCCTCAGAGTTGAGTACCTTGATCTTTTGCTCTTGAGATAGTCGGACATTCATAGGCTGCTAAAATAGTATGTTTTTTAGTGGAATGGGAGGGGATGGGGGAATTTTTGGAATTAAGAGGGTTAGGAGTGAAAAATGCCTAAGGTTGGGTATTGTGTTTATATTTTTTTATTTGCTAGTTGAAAATAATTTTCAAATTAATTAATAGTTTAAAATTAATATACCGTGGAAATTGACTTAAATGCTTTTGAAACAGCACTTGACCATTTAAATGATGGTTGGATTTTTGAAGACTTTTCAAAACAATTTTTATCAGCAGCTGTTGGCATAGAGTTTATCCCAGTAGGTGGTACTAAGGATAAAGGTATTGATTCCTTTGACAAAATCTTTTCAAGAAAACATAGAGAAACAAATATTTATCAAATTTCTACAGAAAAAACAAATTATCTTCAGAAGATAAGAAACACAATTTCAAAGTTGAAAGACAATGATGTCGATTTTGATGCTCTGATTTATGTTACAAATAGAAAAGTTCTGAACAAAGAAAGACATATAGACACTTTGCAAAATGAAACCAAAGTTTTTATACAAATTTGGGATAGAGGTTGGTTTACTTCTAACGTTGTAAATTATCCTGGCTGCGCCAAAGCATATCAGTGGCTAATAAAGAATAGTTTTCACTTTCTTAATAATCCAACTAAGACAATTACTGTCGGTAACCATGATAAAGACCCAAGGTTATTTATAT
This region of Fulvivirga ulvae genomic DNA includes:
- a CDS encoding YetF domain-containing protein; translation: MHGRFMEDRMKNKRVTKSEIKAAIRSNGYGSVAEISAVVLETDGSFSVINERRPDPASSSLSNVEGFTEYINSYPEGEV
- a CDS encoding JAB domain-containing protein, whose product is MNVRLSQEQKIKVLNSEDLYKVMQQVLLRENKIDRNKEHFWVVCLASNNQILLIELISLGTVNQTLVEPMEVFSFALQKRAVQIIMVHNHPSGELKPTQSDIEVTDKMLAIGKFVNVPVIDHLIITEEKYYSFVDSGMLEKIEKETTYDLSFKQIDELKKEIAGIEKKKAIEMASKMLKDKQSIKIIAKYTGLSEQEILEIGDR